GTAGGTCGGGTACTGTTTGCCCTCCGCGGTCTTCGAGTAGTACCAGTACCCGCCCTCGTGGTACGGGACACTCAGGTCGGTCTGTTTGGTGCGCGACAGGTACTCCTTGTACAGCGTGTCCTGGAGCTTGAGCGTGGGCTTCATGACCGCTTCGGCGTAGGCGTTCTCGGCTTCGAGGTACGCGATAGTTTCCGGACTCTTCTTGTCCTTGAGCCATGCGTAGTCGTCGACCAGCGTGGCCCCGTGGAGCCGGAGTTCGGTCGACACCTTTTTGGCGACGGGCGGTACGGAGACGGTCGGATCGATGGCCGCGACCGCACCACACAAGGTCAGCACGGCAACGGAGCCGAGCGCGAAGAAGCGCAACGAAATGGGCATAGTGCTCTCCGAATTGGATCGTTCATTGTGCCCGCACGAAGTGCGCCGGTCCAGAGGGGAACCGGCGCACCCCGCGCGCTTACAGCAGCCCCGCGTCCGCACCCGTTCCGAGCAAGTGGCCGGTGGAATAGACGAGCCGCGCTTCGGGGTGAGCGGTCGTCGGGTACTCGCCGAGCCACGAATTGACTGCGGGCCAGGCCCCGCCCCATTGCTCGGACAACGTCCGTAACTCGTCCCGCCCGACCGGATCAAGCCCGCGCAAGAAATCGTGGATCGGGTCATCGACCTGGAGCAGCCCGAACCGCTCGGCGGGTCCGGCCAGCCAACTCAACTCGGACGGCAACTTCGACCAGTCTAACGGGTCGGCCATGACAAGCCTCCGTTACCCAGCGCACCGCCTGTGCTCCCCGGTGCGCGCCAATGCTGTGATACGGTCGGACTCGGTCGGGGAGAGTCGACCGGGCCGATCCGTGCGGCGAAATCGCTTTACTCATTTTGGCCCGCACGCACGATCGCGTTGAAGACCAATTTGAACGTGGCGTGCGGTTGCGCCCGGTACAGCACCTGGGGGCCGTACAGCACCACCTTCCCCTTCCCCACGGTCGCGTCGATCACCGCCGTTCCGCCGTCGAGGTGTTCCTGCCCGAACGCCCACCCGCTCCGCAACGGCGCTTTGCCCGCAAACCACGATACTCGCGTTAACCCGCTCGCAGCGGCGCCGGTCGGGAACCGGAACGTCGGGCTGTTCGCGAACATCACGTCCACCTCGTCTGACATCCCCCACGCGAGCGAGTGTGTCGGGTCCACCTTCGCGCGGAGCACGGATGGGGGCACATAGAACTTGTCGCGCCCGAGCGGCTTCTCCTTCCCGTCGGTCCCCGTCTCGACGAGATGGCTCTCGATCTTCAGCCCGAGCTGGTTCGCGAGCGAGGTGGAACTACCGATGGTGAGCAGCGTCCCGCCCGCGGTCACGAACTTCTTCAGTTCGGGCACGGTCTTGGTGGCGGTGATGCTCCCGCGGCGCCCGCGGAACTCGGCCGGCAGTGCCAGTTCGTCCACCGCATTCGGCTCCGGCGGCTGGTCGCCGCCCCCACCTCCTCCGCCGCCACCGCGTCCCCCGCCCAGCCCGTCCACGACCACGATCACGTCGAACTTGTCGCGCAGCCCACCGCGGTCCAGGTCCGGCGGGTACACGACCGTAAACGAGAACTCGAACTGCTCGAACAGCCACCGGGTCCAGCCGGACGGCATCGCCCCGCCGTACCGATCCACGAGCGCGATTCGCACCGGCTTGAGTGCAACCGCCTCCTTCTCAGGTGCCTCCTTGCTGCCGACGAACCGCGTGCCGAGATTTTGGGCAATCTTCTCCAGTCGCGTCTGTGTACCGTCCTTCTTGACGATAAAGAACATGCCCGCGGGGTGCTTCACGCCGTCAACGGTACACGGCTCCTTCAGGCGCCGCACCTCTTCGCCCGCCGCGAGCAACTGGTTCACCGCACGGAACCCATCGTTGGCTTGCGCGCGGAGGAAGAACCCGACCGCGCCGTTCGCGTCGAGCACCTTGGCCGGCGGCGGCGGAACCTCGTCTTTCAGCTCCTCGAACGGACCGGTGAAGCCCTCCAGAACGCGATCGAACTGCACCCCCATCTGGAACGCGAGTGTGTAGCCCGCGGCGTCGTAGGGGGGCGTCGGCGGCGCGCCGGGGTACGCGAAGTCGTCCGGGTGGTCCTGTGGCTCGAACATGTCCAGCACGTGCGCGCGGACCGCCTGCGCCGATTTCACCACGTAGGAACCGGCCGGGTACTTTTTCCCGCTCACCTCGAACGCGCTCGTCGCGCGGTGAACCCGCACCCCGGTACCGATGAGAGCGTTGACGAACTTGGTGGCCGTCAGGAAATCGGGCTGGTCGGCCGGGACGACGTACCCGCGTGCGTCGCGCTTCGTCGGGTCGCGGAAGAACTTCTGGAACGCATCCGCGCCGCGCGCCCCCTTCGCCGCGGCGACCATCTTGGGGGTGACGGTCCAACTGTCCCTGTTGCCGCGCTCGGTGGCGTTCTTGCCCATCAGCCAGATGTTGTACAGCAGTTGTTCGCGGTGCCGGGATGCGTAATCGAACACGGCCTTGTTCGCGGTGACGGAGTATTCGATCGACCGGCGGAAGTGCCACTCTTGCGGTGCGACCGGGCTGAGCAAGTCGGCCTTCGGCAGTTGCAGCGCGGGGTTGAACGGGACGCGCATCGGGGTCGGGCTGCCGATGGTCTCGGTGAGCAGGCCGATCATGTTGTGGAAGTACGCGGTAGTCCGGAGCCCGCCGTTGAACCACGTCGAGTACCGCGCGCCGGAACGAGTTGTTGCGCCGGGCTTGTCTTCGGCCAGGAACCGCTGCATCATCGCCGCCCCGACCGCGTCGATGCCACTGACCACGAGCGGGTCGAAGTTGTAGTTGAACGGGTCGCGGAACGGCGGGCAGAACAGGACCGTACCGGGCGGGCCGGTTTGGTGGTGGTTGTACACAATTTGCGGGAGCCACTCCCGGTACATCACGCGGTTCATGTTCCGCGTCTCGGCCTGGGTGTTGGCGTAGAAGTCGCGGTTGTTGTCGTGCCCGATGTACTTCTGGTACAGCCGCGGCAGCCCGCCGAGCGACCGCTTCTTCGGGTCTTTATCCCGCATGTACCAGTCGGCCATGAGGTCGTGCCCGTCCGGGTTCGCGTGGACGAACAGAATAATCACGTCGTCCAACACGCGGAGCGTCTCGGGATCGGTTCCGCTAACCATCTGGTAAACGGTTTCGGCCAGGGCTTGCGCGCATAACACCTCGCTCGCGTGCAGCCCGCCGTCGATCCACACCACGGCCTTCCCCTCGGCCGCCAACTTCTTCGCCGTCTCGGATGTGATCCCATCGGCGTTTGCCAGATTCCGCGCGATGGTCTGGTAGCGCGACAAGAGCTTGTGATTGGCCGGGGACGTTACGACCGCCATCAGTTGCGGGCGCCGTTCCTCGGTGCGCCCGATGTCGACCACCTTGATGCGGTCGGATTCCTTCGCGAGCTTGGCCAGGTACGCGGTGTACTGTTCGTAATTGGCGAGGCAGTAATCGTCGCCCAGGTTGAACCCGAAGTGTGCCTTCGGGGTAATGACCTTCAGCGCAACCGGTTCCGCAGCACGAGCCGCGTCGCCGGGATAAAAGACTGCGGTCCCGATCGCAAGCGCGAGTGGAACCAGGAGGCGTGAGGCCATTGGCAGGAACCTCGGTGTGTGGGGGACCTACCGGTCCCTCTATGAGAAGGGACGCGGCCGGCGAAACAGGTATGCGTTAGCTGAGTGAATTGGGAGCGTACAGGCCCTTTGGTCGCGCGCTGTAGAAAGTGCGCGACCAAAGGGATTTGAGACTACTTCACCTTTGTGTTCTTCACGTACAGGTCGAGCCACGCGAGCCACCGCGCCCACATATCGAGGTTAGTTTCGCGGGCGATCGGTCCGTGGCCCT
This region of Gemmata massiliana genomic DNA includes:
- a CDS encoding M14 family metallopeptidase — encoded protein: MASRLLVPLALAIGTAVFYPGDAARAAEPVALKVITPKAHFGFNLGDDYCLANYEQYTAYLAKLAKESDRIKVVDIGRTEERRPQLMAVVTSPANHKLLSRYQTIARNLANADGITSETAKKLAAEGKAVVWIDGGLHASEVLCAQALAETVYQMVSGTDPETLRVLDDVIILFVHANPDGHDLMADWYMRDKDPKKRSLGGLPRLYQKYIGHDNNRDFYANTQAETRNMNRVMYREWLPQIVYNHHQTGPPGTVLFCPPFRDPFNYNFDPLVVSGIDAVGAAMMQRFLAEDKPGATTRSGARYSTWFNGGLRTTAYFHNMIGLLTETIGSPTPMRVPFNPALQLPKADLLSPVAPQEWHFRRSIEYSVTANKAVFDYASRHREQLLYNIWLMGKNATERGNRDSWTVTPKMVAAAKGARGADAFQKFFRDPTKRDARGYVVPADQPDFLTATKFVNALIGTGVRVHRATSAFEVSGKKYPAGSYVVKSAQAVRAHVLDMFEPQDHPDDFAYPGAPPTPPYDAAGYTLAFQMGVQFDRVLEGFTGPFEELKDEVPPPPAKVLDANGAVGFFLRAQANDGFRAVNQLLAAGEEVRRLKEPCTVDGVKHPAGMFFIVKKDGTQTRLEKIAQNLGTRFVGSKEAPEKEAVALKPVRIALVDRYGGAMPSGWTRWLFEQFEFSFTVVYPPDLDRGGLRDKFDVIVVVDGLGGGRGGGGGGGGGDQPPEPNAVDELALPAEFRGRRGSITATKTVPELKKFVTAGGTLLTIGSSTSLANQLGLKIESHLVETGTDGKEKPLGRDKFYVPPSVLRAKVDPTHSLAWGMSDEVDVMFANSPTFRFPTGAAASGLTRVSWFAGKAPLRSGWAFGQEHLDGGTAVIDATVGKGKVVLYGPQVLYRAQPHATFKLVFNAIVRAGQNE